The genomic stretch GGCACGGCAGGTCTTCGATGTAGTGAAAGGCCAGGGAGCTGTAGACGAGGTCGAAGCTGGCTCGAGGAAGTTCCACCGTCTCCAGGTCTGCCTGGGTGTAGACGATGTCGCGGGTGGACGTCAGCTGCCGGGCCCGTTCCAGCATTCGCGCCGAGACGTCGAGCCCGTGAACCTGCAGTGCCCCTTGTTCCCGGGCCCACCGGCTGAACCAGCCGTAGCCGCAGCCGAGGTCCATCACCCGGAGGCCCCGCAGCACGGGCAGCATCGCCCGCAGCGCGGGCCATTCCGGTGCACCTGCGAGCCCTTCCATCGAGCGCCGCAGCTGGCTGTAGCCTTCGAAGAAGCCGGGGTCGTCGTAGATGTTCTGCGCCATGCTGGCTTTTGAGCACCCTTGGCGCGGGCCTGCAACCGGTGCGCTCCCATCCGTCACGGCGCGGACGTCACGGGACGCGGCTCAGTCATCGAGCGTTCCCGCCTGGAGCGCGATGCGGGCCGTGCCCGCCATGTTCTCCGCCAGCGCCTGCACCGAGCCCGACACCTTCTGAGTCTCCTCGACGGTGCGCAGCGTGTGCCGCATCTGGGCGGACAGGTCTTGAATGGCCTGGGCAATCTGGGAGGTGCCCGTGTCCTGCTGCGCCACCGCCGCGGAAATCTGCCGCACGCTGGTGCCGGTGTCGTCGATGATGCCCGTGAGTCGCTGGAGCTGGGTGCCGGAGACGCGCACCGCGTCCAGGCTCGCCTTCACTCGCTGCTCTCCTTGTTCACTCATCTTCGCGGCCTCACGCATGCTCAGGCTCACGCCGTCGAGCACCTCGCGGATGC from Myxococcus xanthus encodes the following:
- a CDS encoding class I SAM-dependent methyltransferase, yielding MAQNIYDDPGFFEGYSQLRRSMEGLAGAPEWPALRAMLPVLRGLRVMDLGCGYGWFSRWAREQGALQVHGLDVSARMLERARQLTSTRDIVYTQADLETVELPRASFDLVYSSLAFHYIEDLPCLLAKVHATLVPGGALVFSIEHPIYMAPTHPGWRVDEQGQKTWPLNGYQAEGPRTTDWLAKGVIKYHRTLGTLLNALIHTGFSLRQVNEWGPTEAQLSAQPELAEERERPMMLLVSARR